The genomic segment ACTATAAGTTAATGAATAAATAGAATAGCCCGTCGAATCGTATACATATACTACTGATCACAAGTCTCGGACCATCTCCTTCATTATCACATTTTAAACacacaataaaataaacgacactatagaaaatgtttgtctatattcaatatttttaagctTTTGTGCATTCTATAAAATGTTGCAAAAAGAATTTTTGCAAAGGctgaatttctatatattttaatattttaaggctgaatttttacaaaattacactATCTATCAAATGATGGCCTCGAACTTCTGTGCTCAGTAGCTAGAGCTAGAGGCCGACTATTAAACAGATACAGAGCCAGTGTGAAATGAATCGTTCATACGGCATAGTACGCGTCTGAGATCTACGTTTTCACGTgcatttattaatgaaaaagcGAAAAAGAGAATGTCCAATCTTTCGGTGAGTATCATCGATTTAAAGTCCAACATGGTctttcgaaaaaaagaaactcgaAGACGTTCGGCAAAGGAGCATCGCGGTAATCTCACTTTCAACTTCTCTTCCCAcaattgtttcttctttcagcACGCAGCGTCCCAGTTTTGCGGCAAAGTGAACCGCACGCACATTATTACATGCCACGAACGGAGTCGGGATCTAGCCCTGAACCACGAGTCAACGAACGCCCAGGGAGAGGCTCAGAAGATTACAAAACTGTGCTGAGAATACTCGTTGCACCTGAGATTAATCACTTTAATCTGCTCGAACTATCGGGAGCACCTGTTTTTAGCTCCTTTCCGCGGATCGCATCTATTTTTCAATCAGCCTAAATCAGTCCAAGATGGGGATCACGAAGACTATAAGGAACAAAAGTTTCAGCAATTTTCAAGCTGTTGATGATGACTTTTATCTTTCTAAAACATGGAAAAACAAATTCATATATTCAAAGTTACatggaaaattttaatgagATATTTAATgagatttattaattcttatgttttgtgtttatgtttataatatttttgaaatgtatgtaaaatagAAGTTGGAGATAATACCAGTAGAAAATCTATAGAATGAATCATGAAAGGAACGTAAAAATACCGAATGGGTGGCTTTGAAAAGATGTCACGACATTCAATTGCGTTTACAACAAATGATGTCATCGCACtatgaaaagaatattaagTGTCTTTCGACTCGTAGACAGAGTTCGATGTTCAAAGTTGTTGAAGATGGTTTCCATTCGCTCGTCGGATGATTAAGTGCTAACCGAGATGTTCAGAAAGACTGGTCGACGAAAAATTTGGCTAAAATTAAAAGCATTAGGTACCGCGCTATACCGACTACCCATATTTAAATGTCGATCATACATTCCCTCCTCGCCAGCTACAGCAGTTAAACCATTAAATTGAATCAAACAATTCTGAATGATGGACGAATATTGCACAGTAAAAACTcaagaaatattgtatatttaacaagtGATCGAAGAATTCAAACAAACGTTGTCTTCGTTTGTTTAAAAAGCTACGCTTATAAAACATATCCGATAGGGCTATACACTTATCGTGGTGTTGTTCTTAGACAAGTAATCGGTAACGAGTATTAAAcgacattaaaaaatattataaaagatcTGTTAACGATCGTAAGGTTTCGATGATCGACCAGTCTTCCGGAATTTTAATCAACAGCGGCCTTTGCGCCGCTTTTTAACTGCGGAAACGGGTGTCGACAGTACACGGCAAGGTTCTATCGTATAGTAGATTGTAGATTTATAAGTATGCTTTCTATTACGAGAGAAGCTGGTTGAAGTTTCGTTTTGTTTCGTCGAGGGTCTCGCTCAGTTGAGCCCGATTACAGCTGACTTTCAGGCTGGAACGCTTTACGTGTGATTGTAgaatcgtttcctgtttagtCCATTCTCTTAAACCTACAACGGAAAATTTCACATTAGATAATCAGTAGCTTGATGACAATTACGTTGATGATAATGCTCGGCTAAATGATTTTCGAGAAACGAAACGGAATGGAACAAAAGTAtgttaattacattatttcgACGTCGTTCTACATATTAGTAAATCTCTGTATACTAAGaagattaatatattttctatagcaGTGATAGTTCTTTAATAAATGATACGAATAataattctacgtgaaaaCACAGAAGAACGAAATTGTTTCGCacgaattttgaaaattcgtgGAATGTGTATACAGTAGCATTTATAGCAGAAAATGCTATTTTTACCAATGGAAACAATGATTGTCTCTATCCGGGTCAtggattttttcaaaatcgcatgaGAGATTCGTGTGAAGGAATTTCATCTTACATGTGGAATTGATCATTTTTGATGGGACACCCTATACATTATGTAGAATAGCGGTacagattcaaatagaaaatgCACTGCCATTCATATcgataatgattttattactgTGTGTTTTAGAAGAATGTAGTACTGCTATTGTATAGTGCTTATGTAAATTATGccttattaataaaaagatagaTGTTAACAGTCGTTGTTATTCTCAGCCACTCtccattatgcgttatataattaactcataaataatttccaaataaataCCTCATCATATTTTTACTGCCTCCTCTTATAATAGTATTTCTAAGCCCTAATTTTAgctgttaattataataaagttCCATTCATGTCAATGTCTCAGGAAATAGAAAACTCTAGAAAATATGTCTGATGCCAGATATcagcaataaaatttcaaatgaaattatgaCGTAAACGAAATTTTGGGCATATAGATGATGCTACATCATAAGGTATCGTATCGCTTTTATGTTACTTTTAGCCTGAAACGGAAGTTATATTTGATAGATACCTGATTGATTACacattagtttataaataaatataaatatatatatatagtacatatgtacttaaaaatatagaacaatTTCAAACTTCAGTTCTGTTCTGTCGAACGAGCGCTAGATGTTTTCTAAGTACCTTAATAGATGACTCTGAGTACTCTGTTTTATCTGACTCAGTACAGTCGATAATAGCAGATTCAATTTGTAAAATCGGATTAATGAAATCTTCAATAGTCGCGAAAACATACATATAAGCatagataaatatagaaaaaaatagaataaataaatacctaGTACTAaactgatttatttattatgcaaaTCTTCTTCTAAAAATTCTTACATGTTTAGTgacaaattttgcaaaaaaacATGATGCAAAatctttatatacatatatattgaaatgaaattgtatCCTTTGAAGAAGTAATCGCAAGAGTGTACAGAATCATTGATCCTTGTTGAGGTTAGGAGATTAAAGTCTAATTGGAATCTAATCTGACTGATACACCATTGTTGATAGACAATGAAGCTGTAGAATAGCATCAAATCTGGATGGGTCACGCAACGAAGGAATTATCAGTTAGCGGTCTTGCTTTTGCGAGCTACCGGGAATGCGATTCCAAAGGGatgtatgtatgtaatgtATGTATACCGTGCGCAGCTGTTACTTTAGGGCAAGAGGGGTTAGGAAAGCAGGGACTTCAGGGACGTATACAGTTTCTTGCAGTCCCTCCAAAAAGAATTACAAGAACACAAAAGGATTTCCTACAAATCCTTATTctcatataaatattcaaattaaattagatttaaGAAATATGCAAAGTTTAAGAAAAACATAGCAGAAAAAGgtgattttacaatttcttttagactccatttttttatttatcttgatgaaaatatgaatttatataaataccctacttataaataaaatcgtaCCTTTAATAAACTTTAAGGTCTAGCAAGCTCTTGTCACCAAAAGTACTGAAGAATAGAATTCTATACAACTCTCATCTAAATGTCATCTAAAtgtttacatatattattatctacaataaaaaatacataatggATTTACACGATATTCGTTTACTTACATCTagtctatatttatttcatttattaccaAATCTCTGCACATCGATCTCTGCTTCGTGAAACACGTAACGAAAACAATTGTTTAAACTTGCGAATGATTCAATTTGAAAAAGGAGATGTCAATAGCCAATCACAAATTACTACGTAAATCTACATGAACCGTTTCTTGGCAGAAGTCTGTTATTCCCATATCTGACCGTTCTTGGTTTCGCGAATCGAAATCACGCGCGATCCACCAATTACATACTGCGTTATAAATCAGCCAACCTCATCACGAAATCTCATTCGACATCCCTATAAATTTCCGATTTAacctttaataaatatttgtaacacATTCCATTTTCTCGTGATTCCTTTATTAAAcattagaaaatgaaagaaaaattaaagaaccCGTGGCACCCAGAAGAAATTCGTCCCTGACAAGGTTCTATGACTGGCGGTGGGGGTAAAGAGGGGCTGGCTTGTACCGGCGGCGCCTGCAGTGACCGGCTGGTGTCTGTGAGCACCCGGGTGTCAAAAACGTGGATACGGAGACTCGTAAGATTCTAAGTGTtactttttctataaaaaaaagtcTCAACGTTTCAATATCAGTGATTCGCCTGTTTTTCGgtattataaagaattatcGTGTTTATTTCGATTTCAGTCGGTGGCACGCGTTTGTATCTCGATCCTTGACTTTGCTCTTCTCCTGGGCCGTCTGCCTCTAGCAAGATCAGGGGACAGATCGGTGTCGTAGTGTGACAGCGATCGACTGGCTACGATACTGCTACACGAGCAACCCTTGCGCTCTTTTTTTCCAAGGCTCACGCGGTTTTCCATGTCAACGACACGCGCGCTCCTGCCAAGGCCAGCGTGCTACGCCCCGCACAGAGTAGGCTCCGTCGTcttcgtcgtcatcgtcgtcgccGCTGCTGCTGCCGCCGTCAATCGACAGCTCCACGTAGTTCTGTCCGTCCTCGACGGCCTGCTGCTGTCTGCTGCGCCGCGTCAGTGGTTAGACTTCTTTAGTTCATCGTCGTGGTCGCCGTCCCGGTGGTGGTTAGCTTGGAAAAAGGCCGGCGAACTAGCGAGTTTCTGTACGCTTATCACCAGGGTGAAGAAAAGGAGACACTGCAGCGTCGCTCACGCCAGCCTGAGATGAGCGACCATGGCTGCATACACTTGAATAATTTCAAAGCAGCCAAGGGTATCCAGCCATACAAAGTGATACACTCCTATTTTGTGACCAGCACGTCGACCGAGGCACGCGTAAGAAAGGTGCGACTATCTTTTTCTTACGTGATTCGTGGTCAAGGTTCTGTCTTTGTTTTCCTTActctctttctgtctttcGTTTTCACCTATGCTTTCTATGTTTTGTAACGTTTTTCATCTGTTTCTCATTTTCCATCATTAATTTATAGTTCAGCGTTAATCTATAGTTTGTTTATTTGATACGTGATCAAAAAATGACGtggaaaatgagaaattaGTGGGACCTTTGCAATGTTACGAGGAGCGACAACATTCTCTTTCTTTGTCGCTTGCAATGCCACTCGCGATCTTAAGTCACGAACTATGCAAATTCTAAACAGAGTGACAACCCAATGTGCAAATCCGTGCATATTGTTTTTATTGAACTTCgaaaacgatatttctattttcaagCATTTGCGGATATGGGATGTCTGTTCaccaatttgatattttattataacttttgtttgaaaattattcttgaTCTTCTACTTTGagtatatcattttttatttgtttcttgttAAACAACTTAttaagtatataataataattatttgaaaattcctttcttcttttctttctttctcttccctttaaatagttttttgttatcattttttataagaTAGTTTTGTACTCCAAAGTGAAATAGTTTGTTTGGAAAATGACTGtcaattcaaaataatttttggaaaaatagTGTATTAGAAAAactaaatgaaattgaataagTTTGTGTAAACGAAGATAGAAAACGTagtatttgtattatgttaCTCTCATGGACGGTTTCTGTGAAGATGGATTTAAAAATGGCcgccgtatagaattactCTGTCGGTATAAAGCTCTAGCACATTTGCTACTCACGTAAAGTAACGGTACATAGATTTATGATTGTGCTGGTACCGTAGGATCAATGAATATTTGCATCGGCTTGTAGCCCGATGTAATCATAAtgatgttttattaaataaactttaGCATCGTATCTGATATTTCTTTCCTGGAACAATACTTTATCTAATCTGTTATAAGAAGCTtgagtaatatatttttcatctttcctGTCTGATACAGTAAATAAatgatttctatatttttaggCTGTTAGTTGTTTATGTCACACATGTAAGACATATAAAGATCGCCTACATTCTTGTCTTCATTGTATATTCTTTGGCTGCTATGTAAAAGGTCATATACAAGAACATGCAAAGACAAAAAAGCATTTTTTAGGTAATTATACATAGATTGTATAGATCATTGTATATAGAATAAGGTAATCTgttcaacaaatatttttattatatattttacttcatgTTGCAGCTGTTGATCTTTGTTATGGAAATATCTTGTGCTTCCAATGTGGGGATTATGTATATGATAGGGAGCTATTAGCGGTTGCTAAAGCACAGTGGAGTGAATCTGCAAAGTCATTGAGCTTTGGAGAATTTTATAGATCATGGGAACCAACACAGATAGAGGCAGAATTATTGAGGAAACATCCACGCAGAAGGCGTGTGGTCGAAAATTCTACCATAGGTAAGATGTGCAAATATACATCAAATGTAACGTATATTAATCAATACTGTACGTTTGTAGGTTTAAGAGGACTTATAAATCTTGGAAGTACATGTTTCATGAACTGCATAGTACAAGCTCTCATACACACACCACTACTGAGAGATTACTTTCTTGCTGACCGACATCACTGTCCACAGCCAACACGTTGCCTGGTCTGTGAAGTATCCCATCTTTTTCAGGAATTTTACTCGGGTAGCAAAGCACCGTTGACGCTTCATAAGCTCCTCCATTTGATCTGGACACATGCTAGACATTTAGCAGGTTATGAACAGCAGGATGCCCATGAATTCTTTATAGCCACGCTCGATGTTCTACATAGGCATTGTGAAGCAGCACCCATCTTAGTAAAAGATAATCCACATCACTGTAACTGTATCATTGATCAAATTTTTACTGGTGGACTTCAAAGTGATGTGGTTTGTCAGGCGTGCAAGTACGATCGAAATGCACAGTACGATTTTAATGTCTTGCATTGTGTAAGAATCTGTAttgatgtaataattttttagtgGAGTGTCTACTACGATAGATCCATTCTGGGATATATCTTTGGATTTGGGTCCGGCGGCTAGCGCATCAGGTTCCGATAGTTCTGGTCCTCCTACCTCGTTATTAGATTGTTTGGAAAGGTTCACGCGGGCCGAACACTTGGGATCTAGCGCAAAAATAAAGTGTAGCAATTGTCAGACGTATCAAGAGAGTACCAAGCAATTGACTATGAAACAACTCCCTATTGTGGCCAGCtttcatttaaaaagattCGAGCACTCTAGTATACAGGACAAGAAGATCTGTACGTTCATCTCGTTTCCAGAACAATTAGATATGACTCCATTCATGTCGCATAGACGGAACGGCAACAATAACAGTGCAATGATAGATGGACTGCCAAAGAATGGGGAAGATATGACGTTCAGCGACAATAGATATTCTCTATTCGCGGTAATAAATCATGAAGGATCTTTGGAGACTGGACATTACACTGCCTTCATACGGCAGCAGAGAGATCAATGGTTTAAATGTGATGATCATTTGATCACAAGAGCAAGGTTAAAAGACGTCTTGACTAGCGAAGGGTGAGTTCATGGCATTGGTTACTGGTTACAGTGCCATCAGTATCATTACCAAGGATCCAGTGAAAAAAGCTTTCCTTTTCAggtatcttcttttttatcataaaCAAATTTTGGAGTATGGTCGAAACACCAAGGTGTAAAACTTtagattatataattaatttatttatcacgaTGAATTACGAAAAATAGATTTAAGTTTTCTTTAGCATTTTAAAAAAGGGAACTTTATGAGCAGCTTATTCCCTTCTGGAAACTGCTTCATGAGTCCGACTCACGCGAACTCGCTTGTCGGTCGAGTGTGCATAATCTATGCGACAGGAAATAAGAATAGTGAAACAAAGGCCTCAAAAATGGAATTTCGAACTTTCGTTTGAAGTGATGCCGTTAGGAAGTGGTTATGAATGGAGATACTTTCAATGAAATTAGAGAAGAGAATTTTGATGaatgattatattattatgttttggTCGCATGATTGAAAAATCAGGAATAAACTGGAAACTAATCACTGTTAAAGAAATAGTCAAGATCGGCGGGATGTCGCTCTGTTAGCATAGATATTTGTTATGTTAATCTTTAATTATCAACTTTCGAAATgcgaaaaatgtaaaagaattGTGTTCGTTCTATTCTgttctattttctctttccacCGTTGTCTTAGTTGTGTTTGACGAAATCTAGGCTAGCGCACACGGTGATCGATTTCTCTATTCGTGTCCTAAAGTAATATAAGTGTAATTTTAAGATTAgctcaatttttttaaacgaccGATCGCATTTTTGTATATCGCTGACTGTTATTATATTCCTGTCCTGACACTTGTATACATGAGACACCAAGGATGGGTCACACGATTCGAGagtattctaattaataaGTTTGATCTTTAGTAAAGATTAAATTAAGAAGCCACCATTTTATTCATATGATTCCTCGTGTAAGTCATCCCTTGGTGATTCAATTTTGTACAAACGAAATAACATATAGCAAGAAAGAgggataataatattatccaTATACAAGCGAATTATTTCGCACGACTgtgtataataaaacaaaaatcacTATTTGACAAATTTCTTTCTGGTTGgccgtttttctttttttttaagaacaaCAGATAGactaatttagaaattaatgaatttcgagcgaaagaaagaaactgttAAAAAGAATCGTGCATAGAgctttcaataatattatgttaatttCCTGTACGACAGACCCTACAAAAAGTGCCAAGTGTTCATTGCACTTGTAGTTCATAATTGCGTGCTTATAGTTGTAGTAGTTCCCTATTTTGTGATGGATTTCTATTATTGTGTTCATTAATGAAATGTTTGATAATATTTCCACAAACACACGTAAACTAGAATAACTATTGATGACAATGTCCGAACAGCATCCGTGGGACGAGATCGTAGACATATGCATATTGTATTGTGTCGATCTAATAACGATGTTTTACTCAAGAACAATTTAcctatatgtatgtacgtaacAAGAATATACGATATTCTGTTGAATTGTTAAGTCCGCAAAAGAGGTTTCAATGTGTAATTAAGTACGAAAACAACAAAATGCttaactttatttaataaactacGAGGGGAATGTATGAAGAAAAATGTCGTAAAATTACATCATTGTATGCGTCGTAATAACTGCACTTGGGCGTCAACTCTCATGATGTATCATGACCAATAGTACTATACGTTTGGAAGTTCATATTGCGCGTGCAGTTCTAACATTTTGTATAAGGCTGAATTAAATGTATAcagaaataaagatatatttcgtcgaaaacttttcttttttattcattccAACTTTTCCTAATTTTTTATACACTGCTGCGTGTTTCAATTAAAAGTTAAACATTGCTATCAAATACTAAACACAGAGATAACAGATAAGTTTATCACACATGATATAATCTTATGATTTCGAAGCAATCTGTATATAATATGACTATAGTAAAATCTATTTTCTgctatattgaattataattacgtATTAGACTACTAAACAAGATTTTCGGATAAATTTGTTATCTATATCGTTCGAGATAATCAAAGTTTAAACTGAAATCCTGACCCGCGCATAGTAGATtaaagaaatacgtaatacatATCGAAACAACAAGAGTATTGGATGGatgataaagaataaaaaaatatttcttaaaatctgTTTAAGTCAAAAtgttaattagaatttaataCCATATTCTCTTCAATTAACGTTGTAGTAATGGAGGAAAGATGGACGCCTTGACGTTCGGCTCTCACAGGTAAACGGCCGATTGGTtcgcataaatattcaaaaatcttTCAATTAAGTAAGTGTCGCATCacagaattttattctttcttttgtaGGCTAGTTCACTTAGATCTCAAGGGTGCTCCGCCGCGAGTCTGTTATTTCGAAAAGGTCTGTTACCCGAATAAACAAATCGTATTGTTTACACTCTGTATTTCTTTTCTGATAAAAGTGtcatttaaaaacaattataatGGTGTTCCACTTTTTTCCACAGCTTACCAAATGTTATTGGCATTTGGTTTTTCCATATGATCGATGCTTTTTTCATATATGATAAACATCTGCATTCTAAATGAGTTCGTATGCGTAACACGGCACAGTTTTCATATATGCATACcgtcatatatatatatatacgtagttATCACTGTATATAATATCTTATCGGCATAACGTTTggatattttgatttttactAAAACAATCAGTGATAgtctaattattaaaaattcgtaaTTAATATTGCAGTTATTCCCATTATTAAGGACATGGGGTGCCACTGGACTTTTATTGGAATGGGAAGACACATTTCCATACAATCGGGAACTTTCTCATATAGGAAGCAATGGATTAAGCAGTTTAATCAGTGGATATACGGTTCAGGAGGCTAGACATATTCTACAAATTGCAGGAGACTGTGGTTTAGCAGTTGTTCCATTAGTACAAACATTTGGTCATATGGAGGTATCTAAAATTAGACTGAAATTGtaagatttataaatatttggacattaatattaaaatgattGCAGTTTGTTTTGAAACATGATGAGTGGAGGTCCTTGAGAGAAGTGGAGCATTTTCCAAGCTCAATTTGTCCATCTAATCCAAGAACATTGTCTTTGGTAAAGACTTTGATTCGTCAAATAGTTAGTTTTCATCCAGACATACAGTATTTGCACATAGGTGCAGATGAAGTTTGGCATTTAGGTCTTTGCTCAGTTTGTATAAAACGTGCTGCATCTAGCAAATATGGAAAACCATCTCTGTACCTGGAACATATTTTGGCTATTGCACAATATGTACAAGAAACATATCCCTACTTAAAGATTATCATATGGGATGATATGTTAAGAACGATAGATTTACAGGTTTTGAACGGTATCTCgataatttattcatattatttcatgctacatattatttcataaaagcATTTCCTATAAATTTCAGATCATTACATCGGGAAGTATGTGGAACCTATGATCTGGCACTATAATCCGAGAGATAATTTTGCTCTACCTCATGGTAAGGcttctattatttaattttaccatATTTTGTTATTGTAAGACTACATAAGTAATATTTGTTAGATTTGTGGGATAAGTATACTGCAGTTTTTCCCCATATTTGGGCGGCTACTGCATTTAAAGGTGCTACTGGATCTTCCCAACATGTACCAATTATAAGACACCATATAAGCAATCATGAAAAATGGTTAGAAGAATTAAGTATACATGTGAATAAAGTTCATGAATTTCGAGGAACGGTATTCACTGGGTGGTCAaggtaattcttttttttcaaattcacgattaaatgaattttatcgattttcgaTTTTAGGTATGATCATTATGCAACATTATGTGAATTATTGCCTACTGCAATACCATCATTAGCATTATGCTTGAAAGTCTGGCTCCATGGTTATTCTGAACAAATTCACAATCAAGTGGCTAAGAATTTAGGATATATAGATCATCCTTTGCACATAACACCACAACCAAGACCTGCTCCAATACCTAGCAATTTGCTTTTCCCTGGATGGCAAGTTGCAGTAGGAGTAGAAtggtttttaaattttcgaactaagtttcataatattatttccaGTGAGCAGTAAGTATAAGTTGAGTTGTAAGAAATGCTATTATGATATTTCTCATATTCCACAGTACCTAGtgtcgtataataaatttgcagAATATCCACATGGATGAATCCGTGGCAAGTCGCAAATAATTACACAAACCCTATGCAGTTAGAAAATCTAGTACCCGCTTTTACAGAGTAAGTTGATTTATTTTCAGAGCAATTTGaacaaaaatgatataaaatcgaaaatattttttacagacTACTATTAGAATTATCTTCCTTAGAAGGATATTTAAGATTTCAGATGGAAAGCATTTTCTTTCCATCAATGATTGATGAATGGATAGGTACAAATATTCAGCCCATTAAAGGGAAACTTATGGAATTAAAACAAACCACGGAGAATCAAATCAAGATAAATAGTCGAGtttagtattttaaataagtaTTTGCAGATTTCTGCTTTAGATCTCAATGACCAACTTCAATACAGGAGACGAATACAGAACGATAGGCTGATGAAAAGTACGAAACTATTtagtaaattgtaaaattttatcttgTAAGTAGGTGTAGCGAAGTaaaagtagatattaaaaagtgATACTCCGTGCGATATGCACaggatataattttataagagaaggaatgattattttaatacttgGCTTAAGGACGAATGAACTTGTGACAATGATTGTCACTGAGCTTTGTCATTTTGTGAGCTGTTCTGTGATACTTGGCTATGAAAGGATTATTGTAATGTAATTAAGCTCAATGACCATATTTCTTGGCTATTGTGCTTATCACATATGCTTCTAACTAGCTGCGTTTCTTATTATATCCATAGtatgtgcaaatattttttgtactcGATTTAGAGATATCtcttcgaaaatttttcaaaacttATATTGATCAgctataaaacaattttatgcAATACCTAATATATCTTAtagattcttttttattactaaACTTTTAAACTAGTCTGACAGTTTGGAACATACTCATCACTCTAATAcactatttattaaatatagtgACAGATTGGACttagataaattataattaaaaataataataactaataATGGATGTGAATAAATACTTGTGTGTGTGTACGTAATAATCACGTAACATGTGATTTTGTTTTGTATGACtcaaattacttttaaaataatctcaattatgaaaaagaaaaaaaatattttacgttcatttttcaccTTTTTCTACGATCCATGGCCACTGCGGATCTGTATCCGTAATCTAGTTAAAAAACAAAAGCGGCGTTCAGTTAAAAGGCAAAGACTTGTCAAAAAATGTCTTGCtctaatttttatgaaatattacctTTGGCCAAGCAAGTGAAATAGTGGCAGATATAAAAGAACATGCCAAAAATTAGAGAGTATAATGAGGAAGAAGCTATGAAATTGGACGAATGTTTCAAAGAAACCCTAGCACGTGTTAGACCTTTTGTTTTAGCATTAACATCTGCTGAAAGTGCGAAATTATGCAAAGTTTggcttaataaattaaatgctGTTACTTCGCAACGCCGTTTAAGAAACGAATATCTCACTGAATTATTCAGGCAATTAAAGACAGGACATGTTGGAGGAGTTTTCAG from the Bombus fervidus isolate BK054 chromosome 12, iyBomFerv1, whole genome shotgun sequence genome contains:
- the Not gene encoding ubiquitin carboxyl-terminal hydrolase nonstop, which translates into the protein MSDHGCIHLNNFKAAKGIQPYKVIHSYFVTSTSTEARVRKAVSCLCHTCKTYKDRLHSCLHCIFFGCYVKGHIQEHAKTKKHFLAVDLCYGNILCFQCGDYVYDRELLAVAKAQWSESAKSLSFGEFYRSWEPTQIEAELLRKHPRRRRVVENSTIGLRGLINLGSTCFMNCIVQALIHTPLLRDYFLADRHHCPQPTRCLVCEVSHLFQEFYSGSKAPLTLHKLLHLIWTHARHLAGYEQQDAHEFFIATLDVLHRHCEAAPILVKDNPHHCNCIIDQIFTGGLQSDVVCQACNGVSTTIDPFWDISLDLGPAASASGSDSSGPPTSLLDCLERFTRAEHLGSSAKIKCSNCQTYQESTKQLTMKQLPIVASFHLKRFEHSSIQDKKICTFISFPEQLDMTPFMSHRRNGNNNSAMIDGLPKNGEDMTFSDNRYSLFAVINHEGSLETGHYTAFIRQQRDQWFKCDDHLITRARLKDVLTSEGYLLFYHKQILEYGRNTKV
- the LOC139993133 gene encoding hexosaminidase D encodes the protein MDALTFGSHRLVHLDLKGAPPRVCYFEKLFPLLRTWGATGLLLEWEDTFPYNRELSHIGSNGLSSLISGYTVQEARHILQIAGDCGLAVVPLVQTFGHMEFVLKHDEWRSLREVEHFPSSICPSNPRTLSLVKTLIRQIVSFHPDIQYLHIGADEVWHLGLCSVCIKRAASSKYGKPSLYLEHILAIAQYVQETYPYLKIIIWDDMLRTIDLQVLNDHYIGKYVEPMIWHYNPRDNFALPHDLWDKYTAVFPHIWAATAFKGATGSSQHVPIIRHHISNHEKWLEELSIHVNKVHEFRGTVFTGWSRYDHYATLCELLPTAIPSLALCLKVWLHGYSEQIHNQVAKNLGYIDHPLHITPQPRPAPIPSNLLFPGWQVAVGVEWFLNFRTKFHNIISSEQISTWMNPWQVANNYTNPMQLENLVPAFTELLLELSSLEGYLRFQMESIFFPSMIDEWIGTNIQPIKGKLMELKQTTENQIKINSRV
- the LOC141445866 gene encoding uncharacterized protein yields the protein MPKIREYNEEEAMKLDECFKETLARVRPFVLALTSAESAKLCKVWLNKLNAVTSQRRLRNEYLTELFRQLKTGHVGGVFSRPPPNGFLLPLPKSYHMVPILRFMKFIVIKE